The DNA segment GTAATTTCACCGTTGGTGCCGCTCTTGACGATGATGTTGCCGAATTCTTCCGGCGTCGTCAGGCGGCCCTGGGCGTTGACGGAGAGCTGGACGTCGAGACCGGGAACGCTGGGCGAAGCACCGATGATGCCGGCTGCGGCCTGGACGTTCTGCTGGCGGATGGCGGTGGCGATGTCGCTCGCAGCCAGACCACGTTCGGCGGCCTTTTGCGGATCGACCCAGACGCGCATCGAATAGTCGCCCGAACCGAACACCTGAACCTGACCGACGCCTTCGATACGGGCAAGCCGGTCCTTGATGTTCAGCGTGGCGTAGTTACGCAGATAAGTGATGTCATAGCGATTGTCCGGTGAGATGAGGTTGACCACCATCATCAAATCCGGCGAACTTTTGACAGTAGTGATGCCGAGGTCGCGAACGTCCTGCGGCAATCGTGGCTCGGCCTGCGAGACGCGGTTTTGCACCAGTTGCTGCGCCTTGTCCGGATCGGTGCCGAGCTTGAAGGTGACGGTCAGCGTCAGAAGACCGTCCGATGTCGCCTGGCTGTTCATATAGAGCATGCCGTCGACGCCGTTGATCTGCTCTTCCAATGGCGTTGCCACGGTTTCGGCAATGACCTTCGGGTTGGCGCCCGGATATTGCGCGGTGACGACGATCGACGGCGGCACGACTTCCGGATATTCCGAAATCGGCAGCAGCTTCATGCCGATCAGGCCGGCGACCAGAATAAGGACCGACAGAACTCCGGCAAACACCGGACGGTCGACGAAAAATCTTGAGATGTTCATGGCAGAACCCTCTCCAGGGGTAAACGCAAGGACACGAAGTCCAGGCCCGTCGGCGATATGCCGCGAGCATTTCAAAATCAGGGCATTGCATGATCGCCGGGAGACTCGGCCTCCCGGCGAAATCGATTACTGAGCGGCGGCGACTTTTTCTTCCGGCTTCGGATCGACCACGGCGCCCGGGCGAACCCGTTGCAGGCCGTTGACGATGACCCGATCACCGGCATTCAGCCCAGATTCGACGATGCGCTGGCCATCGGCCGTGTCGCCGAGGCTGATCTGGCGATAGACCACCTTGTTGTCGCCATCGACCACGAAGACGAACTTCTTGTCCTGATCGGTGCCGATCGCCCGCTCGCTGACGACCAGCTTGCTCTCGGCCTTCGGCTGGCCCATGCGCACGCGCACGAACTGACCCGGGATGAGACGCCCGCCGGGATTGTCGAAGACAGCGCGTACGGTGACAGTGCCGCTTGCCGCATCGACTTCATTGTCGATCAGTTGCAGCTTGCCGTTGATCGGCGTGCCGCTGTCATTGGCGGTGCCGATCTGCACGGGGATCTGTTCGACCGGCGGAACCGCGCCATTCGTCGTCGGGAGTTGAGCAAGCGCCTGGGTAACAGTCTGTTCGCTCGCATTGAAGCTGGCGTAGATCGGATCGACAGAGACGAGCGTCGTCAGCGCCGGCGAAGCGGAGCCGGCAGCAACGAGGTTGCCGACGGTCACTTCGATCTTACCGACGCGACCGGCGATCGGGGCGCGAACCTCGGTATAGTCGAGGTTCAACTGCGCAGTCTGCAGCGCGGCTTGCGCCGCCTTCAGATTGGCATCGGCCTCGGCGTAGTTGCTGGCGCGCGTGTCCATGTCGCTCTGCGAAATCGTCTTGTTATCGGAGAGCTTCTGGCCACGGTCGACTTCGACCTTGGCGAGATCCAGCTTGGCCTTGGCTGCGCCAACTTCCGCCTGCGCCTGGGCGACGGCCGCCTCATAGGGTGCCTGGTCGATCGTCACCAGCAGGTCGCCCTGCTTGACCAGCGCGCCTTCGCGGAAGTGCACCGACTCGATGGCGCCGGCCACACGCGGACGGACTTCCACACGGTCGATAGCTTCGAGCCGGCCGGAAAACTCCTGCCAGGTCGTGATGTCGCGTGCCTCGACGGCGGCGACGGTGACGGGGATCGCAGGCTTTGCAGCCGGGGCGGCCGTCTCGGTCGCCTGAGCGCCGCGGGGCAAATCCAGATAGAACGCCGCGCCTGCAACGGCCGCAGCAATACCCATGCCAGCGCCCCATAGGGCCCAGCGCTTACCGTTGGACTTCATGTTAGTCTCTCCTGTTGATCCCGGCTTGGGGCACGGGATCGAAAATGCCTATCGGCTCGACATCATCAGACTTAGCCGATCAAGTCTGCACATCCTCGACAAACTGCCTGAAACTACAGCAAACATCCTGCTGCCATGACGGCTTATCCTTAGACTGCCCGCCATAGATGGTGGGCCAGCCCGTCCCGGCGGGAAGGACTTGCTGGCGAACACGGACGCCGGCCCCTTTCAGGCGGCTGCCGTATTCCATGCCCTCGTCGCGGAGCGGGTCGTCCTCGGCCGTGAGCACCAATGCCGGCGCGAGGCCCGAAAGCCGCGAACAGTATCGAGGCGCCGCATAGGGGTGACAGACGCCGCCCAGAAAACCCAGGTAACGGTTCCAACCCTCAGTCCAACGCTCGCGCATGCCGCTTTCCTCCGCCTGGAGGAAAGATTTCGATCCCATGAAGGGATCAAGCAGCGGCGATATCAACACCTGTCCGTCCAGCGAACCGGGCATCTGGTCGCGCGCCTTTAAAGCCACTCCCGCTGCAACATTGCCACCCGATTCTTCACCGGCGACAAAGAGCAGCGATTTTTTCGCCCCGCCCAGCGCAAGCATGTTCCGCTTATTGCCGAGATAGGCGAGAATCCCGTAGGCGCACTCCAGCACCTGCGGAAAGGCATTTTGATTGCCGCTGGTGTAATCGGCAGCAACCACGATCGCACCGGCTTCAGCAAGACTTGCAGCCACCGGTCGGTCAATCGCATGCTCGGTATCGATAAAGGCGCCACCATGCAGGTAAAGCACGATGGGTGCCGCCTTCTTCATACCTTCGCCGTTGTAGATCCGCGCTGCGACCGGCCCGGTGGGCACGTTTTCCAGCATCACATCTTTCCACGGCGCGCTCATGGACCCATATCCTCATCTGTTCGATTGAACATGATTTTTCCGAAAACCGTGTCACACGTTCCAGGATCACGTTCTGAGTTACGCGGCCCAAGCGCCCCATGCCGCGTTGCAACAATCACATCCACAACATATTGTTATTCCGTTCTGAGAATAAGTGGCCTATATTCGATCAGACTATTCACCAGAACAAACAATCGACCTTTTTCGTTTTTGGTCGAAGGGCGCCTTAAGATGGACCAGCTATCAGCGATGCGGGCTTTCGCACGCGTGGTGGAGACGGGCAATTTCACCCGCGCCGCCACGACCCTCTCTATGCCGAAGGCGACGGTAACGACGCTCATCCAGTCGCTCGAGGCGCATTTGCACACCAAGTTGCTGAACCGCACGACTCGCCGCGTGATGGTGACGACAGACGGAGCACTCTATTACGAGCGCGCCATTCAGATCCTCTCCGAAATCGAGGAGCTGGATGGCAGCATCAGCAATTCGCAAAGCCTGCCGAGCGGCCGCCTGCGCGTCGAAATGGCGGGGGCTTTCGCTGACAACATCGTCATGCCGGCGCTTTGCGATTTTCATCAGCGCTATCCGGACATCCGCATCGACCTCGGCGTCGGCGACCGGCTGGTGGATTATCTGGCGGAGAATGTGGACTGTGCCCTGCGTGCAGGCATGCCGAGCGATCAGTCGCTGATTGCCCGGCGCGTCGGAGAGATACATCTCATCACCTGTGCTGCTCCTCGCTACATCGCAAAATTCGGCATGCCCGAACGGCCGGAAGAGCTGGAAAGCAACCACTATGCCGTCAGCTATTTCCGTGCACAGACCGGTCGAACGGTTCCGTTCGAATTCCAACGCGGCAATGAATCGCTGGAGATCAGCCCGCGCTACATCCTCTCGGTCAATGATAGCCGCAGCTACATCAACGCCGCACTGACCGGTCTCGGCATCGCCCAGGCGCCGGCCTTCATGGTTCGTGACGCGCTCGCCAAGGGCGATCTCATCCCCATCCTCCCCGGCTGGACCCACGCCCCTGTGCCGTTGCACATCGTCTATCCTCCGAACCGGCATCTCAGCAACAAGGTGCGCGTGTTCGTCGACTGGCTGGCAAAACTGCTGGTGACGTCGAAGGTTGGAGCGGTTTAACGACCTTCTCCCCGGCGGGGAGAAGGTGATGCTGGTGCTATCAGCTCCAGGAGGCTCCTGCCGGATGCCGGACCGTCGCGTTCAGCCGGTTCCAAACATTGTCCACGGCAACCGAGATGATCAAAGCGGATAGCGCTTTTTCGTCATAATATTTGGCTGCTTCATTCCAGACTTCATCGCTCACCGCGTCCGGCCGGTCGGCAAGCCGGGTCATCGCTTCGCCAAGCGCAAGGGCGGCACGTTCGGCATCGGTGAAATAGGGCATTTCGCGCCAAGCAGAAACGCCGACGATGCGCTCGATCTTTTCGCCTTCCTTCTGCAGCTTACGGAAACCCATGTCGGTGCAGACGCTGCAACCATTGATCTGGCTGACACGCAGATGCACGAGATCCATGGTGTTCTCAGACACGCCGCGATCCTTGATCGAGGCGCTGACCGCCAAGAGAGCTTGCAGGGTTTCAGGCAGGATGACGGCGGGGTTCTTCATGCGGGCTTGCATCATTCTCTCCTTGAGGTGTTTTCAGGTGAACCCAACATGGGCCTGATCTTGACGACACGGCTCCATGTCGATCCTTTGTCACGTCGGCTGGGTTTCGTTCGTCATGGGCATGACGGAGCACACACAAGGAATGTGACCGATGGACGAAAAAAAGTGGCAGGCAGAAAAATTCGAGGCCAACCGGCCGCATTTGCGTGCGGTCGCCTACCGCATGCTCGGCTCGCGGGCAGAGGCGGAGGACGCGGTGCAGGAGGCTTGGCTGCGACTCAGCCGTGCAGATATTTCTGACGTCGAAAATCTCAGCGGCTGGCTGACGACGGTGACCGCCCGCATCTGTCTCGACTGGCTGCGCTCCCGTAAATCCCGGCGTGAAGAGCCGCTGACCATCCGCGTCCCCGAACCGGTCGTCAGCCATGAAGCCGGTACAGGGAGCGACCCGGAGCAGGACGCGCTGCTCGCCGATTCTGTCGGCCTGGCACTGCTGGTGGTACTGGAAAAGCTGACCCCAGCCGAGCGGCTGGCCTTTGTGCTGCACGACATGTTCGACATGCCCTTCGACGACATCGCCCCGATCGTTGGTCGCACGACGATCGCAACACGCCAGCTCGCCAGTCGCGCCCGCCGTCGGGTGCAGGGAGCGCCGGTCGCTGCGGAAGCAGATCTCAGCCGCCAGCGCCATGTGGTCGACGCCTTCCTGACGGCCTCGCGCAGCGGCGACCTGAATGCACTTCTTGCCGCTCTCGATCCCGACGTCATCTTCCGCGCCGATGCCGTGGCAACGAAAATGGGCTCGCTGGCGGAAATCCGTGGTCGGACGGCGGTGGCCGAAACCTTCCGCGGCCGAGCCCAAGGGGCCCTGCCCGCCGTCATCGATGGCGCCGTTGGCGCCGTCGTCGTCCTCGGCGGAAAATTGCGCATCGCGCTTCGTTTTGCCGTTGACGATGGCGGCCGTATTGTCAGCATCGAGGCGATGGCCGATCCCGAGCAACTGCGTAATCTTGATGTGCTGGTCATCGATCGGTGACGGTGTCAGCGCATCTGCGTCGGGCTCGTCCCCGTCAGCCGGCGGAACATCGCGATGAAAGCGGAGGCGTTGCCGTAACCCAGTTGCGCCGCAATCCGCTGTACCGGCTGGCCGGCTTCGATCATCGCCAGCGCCGCAACCAGCTTCAGCCGCTGGCGCCACTCGTTGAAGGAAATGCCGAGTTGATCGTGGCAGCGACGGGAAAGCGTCCGCTCGGTCGTTTTCATCCGATGCGCCCATTCCGCCAGGGAATGGCGGTCGCCAGGATCGGCCTGCAGTGCGCTCAGAACCGGTCCGAGCAACGCGTCGTCTGATAGCGGCAAATAGCTCTCGCTGCGCGGCGCCAGGCGTATCTGATCGACCAGCACCTCGGCCAGCCGCAGGTCCTCCTCGCTCTTCGGCACGGTGATGTCACGAGTGGCGAAGTCGGCAAGGATTGCCTTCAGAAGCGGGCTGAGGCCAAGCGTTGCCGGTGCCGCCGGAAGATTGGCGCAGAGCGAGCGCTCGACATAAACGGTGACATAGCGAACATCGTACTGGTTCCATGCCTCATGCAGCACATCAGGCGGAATCCAGATGGCATAATGCGGCGGCGACAGATAGCGCACGCCCTGAATATCGAAATCGACGACGCCGGCGAGCGCATAATTCAGCTCGCCCCAGGTCTGGCGTTTGGCGGGAA comes from the Rhizobium sp. NXC24 genome and includes:
- a CDS encoding efflux RND transporter periplasmic adaptor subunit, whose translation is MKSNGKRWALWGAGMGIAAAVAGAAFYLDLPRGAQATETAAPAAKPAIPVTVAAVEARDITTWQEFSGRLEAIDRVEVRPRVAGAIESVHFREGALVKQGDLLVTIDQAPYEAAVAQAQAEVGAAKAKLDLAKVEVDRGQKLSDNKTISQSDMDTRASNYAEADANLKAAQAALQTAQLNLDYTEVRAPIAGRVGKIEVTVGNLVAAGSASPALTTLVSVDPIYASFNASEQTVTQALAQLPTTNGAVPPVEQIPVQIGTANDSGTPINGKLQLIDNEVDAASGTVTVRAVFDNPGGRLIPGQFVRVRMGQPKAESKLVVSERAIGTDQDKKFVFVVDGDNKVVYRQISLGDTADGQRIVESGLNAGDRVIVNGLQRVRPGAVVDPKPEEKVAAAQ
- a CDS encoding alpha/beta hydrolase — translated: MSAPWKDVMLENVPTGPVAARIYNGEGMKKAAPIVLYLHGGAFIDTEHAIDRPVAASLAEAGAIVVAADYTSGNQNAFPQVLECAYGILAYLGNKRNMLALGGAKKSLLFVAGEESGGNVAAGVALKARDQMPGSLDGQVLISPLLDPFMGSKSFLQAEESGMRERWTEGWNRYLGFLGGVCHPYAAPRYCSRLSGLAPALVLTAEDDPLRDEGMEYGSRLKGAGVRVRQQVLPAGTGWPTIYGGQSKDKPSWQQDVCCSFRQFVEDVQT
- a CDS encoding LysR family transcriptional regulator; protein product: MDQLSAMRAFARVVETGNFTRAATTLSMPKATVTTLIQSLEAHLHTKLLNRTTRRVMVTTDGALYYERAIQILSEIEELDGSISNSQSLPSGRLRVEMAGAFADNIVMPALCDFHQRYPDIRIDLGVGDRLVDYLAENVDCALRAGMPSDQSLIARRVGEIHLITCAAPRYIAKFGMPERPEELESNHYAVSYFRAQTGRTVPFEFQRGNESLEISPRYILSVNDSRSYINAALTGLGIAQAPAFMVRDALAKGDLIPILPGWTHAPVPLHIVYPPNRHLSNKVRVFVDWLAKLLVTSKVGAV
- a CDS encoding carboxymuconolactone decarboxylase family protein, whose protein sequence is MQARMKNPAVILPETLQALLAVSASIKDRGVSENTMDLVHLRVSQINGCSVCTDMGFRKLQKEGEKIERIVGVSAWREMPYFTDAERAALALGEAMTRLADRPDAVSDEVWNEAAKYYDEKALSALIISVAVDNVWNRLNATVRHPAGASWS
- a CDS encoding sigma-70 family RNA polymerase sigma factor, with protein sequence MDEKKWQAEKFEANRPHLRAVAYRMLGSRAEAEDAVQEAWLRLSRADISDVENLSGWLTTVTARICLDWLRSRKSRREEPLTIRVPEPVVSHEAGTGSDPEQDALLADSVGLALLVVLEKLTPAERLAFVLHDMFDMPFDDIAPIVGRTTIATRQLASRARRRVQGAPVAAEADLSRQRHVVDAFLTASRSGDLNALLAALDPDVIFRADAVATKMGSLAEIRGRTAVAETFRGRAQGALPAVIDGAVGAVVVLGGKLRIALRFAVDDGGRIVSIEAMADPEQLRNLDVLVIDR
- a CDS encoding helix-turn-helix transcriptional regulator, with translation MSAREPRIQGDPPQPVSFRTENYKGGTIFPAKRQTWGELNYALAGVVDFDIQGVRYLSPPHYAIWIPPDVLHEAWNQYDVRYVTVYVERSLCANLPAAPATLGLSPLLKAILADFATRDITVPKSEEDLRLAEVLVDQIRLAPRSESYLPLSDDALLGPVLSALQADPGDRHSLAEWAHRMKTTERTLSRRCHDQLGISFNEWRQRLKLVAALAMIEAGQPVQRIAAQLGYGNASAFIAMFRRLTGTSPTQMR